A genomic window from Desulfopila inferna includes:
- a CDS encoding LPS assembly protein LptD, with protein MTKILPHVKRSKCICQFPVLVVLFLVSTPCFSESTSTAEWNISADKLTRFENPSRIVAEGDIVLEKREKVPPPSPTQTTTFTDWDELLGEETEEVEEMTPADLPEDQTPRYRTQTVIKADWISYNIEEQAIEARGNVSIDSGDDRLTADAAKIDLDTETGSFENALITRKENELHLEGKIIEKTGLTTYRIEDGWVITCKIGEDEKPPWSFSSAEARVDQGGYAVLKHARFNIQDVPVFYMPYMIVPVKDTRQTGFLFPTVSNSSRDGFGFNLPFFWNISESVDMTLYPEYYSDRGIMPGAEFRYVLNPQDKGKFMGSYLEDDLSGSGNAEYYADTNFTHTNTDRYWLRGKIDHTFMENWISRTDLDIVSDRDYLEEFDSGVTGFDSSQKSFLETFGRGFEHQSDDQRKNTLKLLRSWNNSSLNIDLLAINDVRAVESSPTPLWQLPRVDYTGAIPLQDTSLAFEWDADYVNYWRDEGIGGHRVDLYPRLSTPVSLGPYLESRAEIGGRGTLYSVETYGESVWDQDENPNRSLLTFQTDVATTLMRDYTLNNAAYSSFSHSVRPFVQYDFISDADQDDLPYFDSVDRIGDQNSITYGVDSFFNLYDSDNSLLRQYGYIRLEQSYDLRSEASDNPFQPIVMKLGWRPLERMTFFYKTQIPVEDFQNRTHGLEGYYTNSRGDRFSFDYRYNEDQNIEQINGAARAMILPQIGLNLLVEHSISQSETNDAIVGLTYYAQCWSVQLNTRYTPTDERIMLVFNLANIGSSLGLSL; from the coding sequence GTGACAAAGATTTTGCCACATGTAAAGAGGTCGAAGTGTATCTGCCAATTTCCGGTCCTGGTTGTTCTTTTTCTTGTCTCCACACCCTGCTTTTCAGAGTCCACCTCAACTGCTGAATGGAATATCTCCGCGGACAAGCTTACCCGTTTCGAAAACCCCAGCCGTATTGTTGCCGAGGGAGATATTGTTCTGGAAAAACGGGAAAAAGTTCCTCCTCCCTCTCCCACCCAAACGACAACCTTTACCGACTGGGACGAATTGTTGGGCGAAGAGACAGAAGAAGTCGAGGAAATGACACCGGCAGACCTGCCAGAGGACCAGACTCCGCGCTACCGGACCCAAACCGTCATCAAAGCGGACTGGATCTCATATAATATCGAAGAGCAGGCTATCGAAGCCAGAGGTAATGTCAGCATTGATTCAGGAGACGATAGACTTACGGCGGATGCCGCAAAGATCGATCTCGACACCGAGACAGGATCATTTGAAAACGCCCTTATTACCCGCAAGGAAAACGAGCTCCACCTCGAGGGAAAAATTATTGAAAAAACCGGTTTGACAACCTACCGTATTGAAGACGGGTGGGTTATCACCTGTAAAATCGGAGAAGACGAGAAGCCACCGTGGAGCTTTTCCAGCGCTGAGGCAAGAGTTGACCAGGGTGGTTATGCCGTTCTCAAACATGCACGCTTCAATATCCAGGACGTTCCGGTATTTTATATGCCCTATATGATCGTACCGGTGAAAGACACAAGACAGACTGGCTTTCTTTTCCCCACTGTCAGCAATTCAAGCAGAGATGGATTCGGTTTCAATCTTCCTTTCTTTTGGAATATCTCAGAATCAGTCGACATGACTCTTTACCCGGAATACTATTCAGATCGCGGGATTATGCCCGGTGCGGAATTCCGCTATGTTCTCAACCCGCAGGACAAAGGAAAGTTCATGGGGAGCTATCTCGAAGACGACCTCTCCGGTTCGGGCAATGCCGAATACTATGCAGACACCAATTTCACCCACACTAATACGGATAGATACTGGCTTCGCGGTAAAATTGATCATACCTTTATGGAAAACTGGATTTCCAGAACCGATCTCGATATTGTCTCCGATCGCGATTACCTTGAGGAATTTGATTCAGGGGTAACAGGCTTTGATTCGTCTCAGAAATCATTTCTCGAAACCTTTGGCCGAGGTTTTGAACACCAGAGCGACGATCAACGTAAAAATACCTTAAAGCTGCTGAGGTCATGGAACAACTCGTCTTTGAATATCGACCTCCTTGCCATTAACGATGTCAGAGCAGTAGAATCCAGCCCGACACCTCTGTGGCAATTGCCGCGGGTGGATTATACCGGAGCTATTCCCTTGCAGGATACCTCCCTGGCTTTTGAATGGGATGCAGATTACGTCAATTACTGGCGGGATGAAGGAATCGGTGGACATAGAGTCGATCTTTATCCACGCCTGAGCACTCCCGTATCTCTGGGACCATATCTCGAATCACGCGCCGAAATCGGGGGCCGCGGTACCCTTTATTCCGTAGAAACATATGGCGAGAGTGTCTGGGACCAGGACGAGAACCCCAATCGCTCCCTGCTCACTTTTCAGACCGATGTCGCCACCACGTTGATGCGCGATTACACCTTGAACAACGCAGCATACTCCTCTTTCTCTCACAGCGTACGACCATTTGTGCAGTACGATTTTATAAGCGATGCAGATCAAGATGATCTCCCCTACTTTGATTCAGTCGATAGAATCGGTGACCAAAATTCCATCACCTACGGCGTCGACAGCTTCTTTAATCTGTATGACAGCGACAACAGTCTGCTCCGCCAATACGGGTACATCCGCCTGGAACAGAGCTATGACCTGCGGAGCGAAGCTTCCGATAATCCCTTTCAGCCAATCGTCATGAAGCTGGGCTGGAGACCATTGGAGAGAATGACCTTCTTCTACAAAACGCAAATTCCCGTCGAGGATTTTCAAAACCGCACCCATGGACTTGAAGGGTATTACACCAACAGCCGGGGTGATAGGTTTTCTTTTGACTATCGCTACAATGAGGATCAGAATATTGAACAGATCAATGGTGCAGCCAGGGCCATGATCCTGCCGCAGATAGGTCTGAACCTGCTGGTGGAACACTCCATTTCCCAGAGTGAGACCAATGACGCGATAGTCGGTTTGACATACTACGCTCAATGTTGGTCCGTCCAGCTGAATACCAGATACACGCCGACTGATGAACGGATCATGCTTGTTTTCAATCTGGCTAATATCGGCAGCAGCTTGGGGCTTAGCTTATAA